A region from the Hypomesus transpacificus isolate Combined female chromosome 11, fHypTra1, whole genome shotgun sequence genome encodes:
- the LOC124474149 gene encoding serum amyloid P-component-like encodes MGKLVWLVTLMVCCLEGTEELDLFERAFTFPEESKTTHVKIMPKSTQTPINMVTVCLRFSTHLTREYSLFSLALPEQDNSFLLWCEKDGVYSVYVNNQAGISGLKGKPNEWNSLCATWETGGGLTQVWLNGKPSNSVSVSPGYSINGIPSIIVGQDHAFFLNKINRQHCFVFRRLRKTQMANRKEQITVL; translated from the exons atggggaaactggtttgGCTTGTCACACTGATGGTCTGCTGCTTAGAAGGGACAGAAG AACTAGATTTGTTTGAGCGTGCGTTCACCTTTCCAGAGGAGTCCAAGACCACTCATGTCAAAATCATGCCCAAGTCCACACAGACCCCCATCAACAtggtgactgtgtgtctgcgctTCTCCACCCATTTAACCAGAGAGTACAGTCTCTTCTCGCTAGCCCTCCCAGAGCAAGACAACAgctttcttctgtggtgtgagaAGGATGGTGTTTACTCTGTATATGTGAATAATCAAGCTGGTATCTCTGGTTTGAAAGGCAAGCCAAATGAGTGGAACTCTCTCTGTGCCACCTGGGAGACCGGCGGAGGACTGACCCAGGTGTGGCTGAACGGCAAGCCTAGCAACAGTGTGTCAGTCAGCCCCGGGTATTCTATCAACGGGATTCCCAGTATCATTGTGGGTCAGGATCACgccttttttttaaacaaaataaacagACAACATTGTTTCGTTTTCCGACGCCTAAGGAAAACACAAATGGCAAACCGGAAAGAACAAATTACAGTTTTGTGA